In Neisseriaceae bacterium CLB008, one genomic interval encodes:
- the lapB gene encoding lipopolysaccharide assembly protein LapB: MEFEIWWMILLPIFFGMGWFAARVDMRAVLKQAKAVPIGFYKSLDALVDGKTDVAARALAEVVQAHPTAFELQMTLGKLYRKRGENDKAIRLHQALLESADIVADRRQQVLFELGENFQSAGLVDRAEQIFNGLLEGNMGKLSRQVLLSIYQQDRDWEKAIEMARTLSHDEQTYQFEIAQFYCELAQMTLFQSDLVKARYYVAQALEANKKCARANMILGDIEQKAQNHQEAIAAYSAIEKQNAEYLSMVGERLYDAFDALGKPAEGLALLEGYVRTFPQLDLIDVIYQKTLLLQGEAQAAETVRQLVQLRPTLNGVYRLLGANLPQADLLWRVDADLVRTVVGKYAQKATMYRCKRCNFKSQVFFWHCPACNEWESYSPNRVEI, from the coding sequence ATGGAATTTGAAATTTGGTGGATGATTTTACTGCCCATCTTTTTTGGCATGGGTTGGTTCGCTGCTCGCGTAGACATGCGAGCCGTCTTAAAGCAGGCAAAAGCGGTACCGATTGGGTTTTATAAAAGTTTAGATGCCTTAGTCGACGGCAAGACCGACGTTGCTGCTCGGGCGCTGGCCGAAGTCGTACAGGCTCACCCTACGGCGTTTGAACTGCAAATGACGTTAGGCAAGCTGTACCGCAAGCGCGGTGAGAATGACAAGGCCATTCGCCTGCATCAAGCCCTATTGGAGTCTGCCGACATTGTGGCGGATCGCCGTCAGCAAGTCTTATTTGAACTGGGCGAAAACTTCCAAAGCGCAGGTCTGGTGGATCGCGCCGAACAGATTTTTAACGGCCTCTTAGAAGGTAATATGGGTAAGCTTAGCCGTCAGGTCTTGTTGAGTATTTACCAACAGGATAGAGACTGGGAAAAAGCCATTGAAATGGCGCGCACCCTTAGTCACGATGAGCAAACCTATCAGTTTGAAATCGCCCAGTTTTACTGTGAACTGGCTCAGATGACGCTGTTTCAGTCCGACTTGGTTAAGGCCCGTTACTATGTGGCGCAGGCCTTGGAGGCGAATAAAAAATGTGCTCGCGCCAATATGATTTTGGGCGACATTGAGCAAAAAGCGCAAAATCACCAAGAGGCGATTGCCGCCTACAGCGCCATTGAAAAGCAAAATGCAGAATACCTCAGCATGGTGGGTGAGCGCTTGTATGACGCTTTTGATGCTCTAGGTAAGCCAGCGGAAGGTTTGGCGTTGTTAGAAGGCTATGTGCGTACCTTCCCGCAGCTGGATTTAATCGATGTGATTTACCAAAAAACCTTGCTGTTGCAAGGTGAGGCCCAAGCAGCCGAAACCGTGCGCCAGCTGGTGCAGCTACGGCCCACTCTGAATGGCGTGTATCGCTTATTGGGGGCCAACCTGCCGCAGGCTGATTTACTGTGGCGCGTAGACGCCGATTTAGTGCGCACCGTGGTGGGTAAGTATGCCCAAAAAGCCACCATGTATCGCTGTAAGCGCTGTAATTTTAAATCACAAGTTTTCTTCTGGCATTGTCCTGCTTGTAATGAGTGGGAAAGCTATAGCCCTAACCGCGTAGAGATTTAA
- a CDS encoding lipopolysaccharide assembly LapA domain-containing protein: protein MKYLYLVIKLVLLLFLLMLTINNTHTVAFNWFMQQTVQWPLVVLLLIFFVIGAVLGVLSMLGRILRLRNEVNRLRKENHKHIKVFEEDPSVAASVAQKMNQKTVEAKQQSGRVAADPVTPKEQ, encoded by the coding sequence ATGAAATATTTATACCTAGTCATTAAGCTGGTTCTATTGTTATTTTTATTGATGTTAACCATTAATAATACCCATACCGTGGCGTTTAATTGGTTTATGCAGCAAACGGTACAATGGCCGCTGGTGGTGCTGCTGTTGATTTTCTTTGTGATCGGTGCCGTGCTAGGCGTATTGTCGATGTTGGGCCGTATTTTACGCCTGCGTAACGAGGTGAATCGTTTGCGTAAGGAAAATCATAAACACATTAAAGTATTCGAAGAAGACCCTTCGGTAGCGGCTTCTGTGGCCCAAAAAATGAATCAAAAAACCGTTGAGGCCAAGCAGCAATCTGGCCGTGTAGCCGCTGATCCCGTGACGCCAAAGGAACAATAA
- a CDS encoding helicase HerA-like domain-containing protein — translation MTLYPIAQSPDNVVIELRAPMANRHGLIAGATGTGKTVTLRKLAESFSEHGVPVFLVDVKGDLSGLTRPGAASGKVQERIDSFGLGTDYLSGFPVRFWDVFGQTGIPVRVTIASMGPMLLARLLNLNDTQEGLLNLVFKVAEDDQMAIDDLKDLRALLQNVGSKAAEYRNTYGNVSAASVGAIQRSLLTLENEGGAHLFGKPALDLNDWLQTDGNKGVINVLNAEKLMQSPRLFSAFLLWMLTELFNQLPEVGDPEKPKFVMFFDEAHLLFDNASPALIGKVEQVVRLIRSKGVGVYFCTQNPLDLPDTILGQLGNRVQHALRAFTPRDQKAVKAAADTFRANPKFKVVDAISELGVGEALLSFLDEKGMPTPVERAFVYPPKSQLAPISAAERDASYQQDILYRHYKDEIDDESAFERITQQQEAAAAQAALEAEAKTAAKASATQKQDPSMLDALVKGATGQRKRANGGLVNDVAHQMGNTVYKSLSKQISVALKNVLSNLLGGKK, via the coding sequence ATGACCCTCTACCCTATTGCGCAAAGCCCAGACAACGTGGTGATCGAACTTCGTGCCCCCATGGCTAACCGCCACGGCCTGATTGCCGGCGCAACGGGCACAGGCAAGACCGTCACCTTACGCAAGCTAGCAGAATCATTTAGCGAACACGGCGTACCGGTTTTTCTGGTCGACGTTAAAGGCGATCTATCTGGCCTCACTCGCCCCGGCGCAGCCAGCGGTAAGGTGCAGGAGCGCATCGACAGCTTTGGGCTAGGCACCGATTACTTAAGCGGCTTCCCTGTGCGCTTTTGGGATGTGTTTGGCCAAACTGGCATTCCGGTACGGGTGACCATCGCCAGCATGGGTCCCATGCTGTTGGCGCGACTGCTTAACCTCAACGACACTCAAGAAGGCTTATTAAACTTGGTATTCAAAGTCGCCGAAGACGATCAGATGGCGATTGATGACTTAAAAGACTTACGCGCCTTACTTCAAAACGTTGGCAGTAAAGCCGCCGAATACCGCAACACTTACGGCAACGTTTCGGCCGCCAGCGTGGGCGCCATTCAGCGCAGCCTATTGACCCTGGAAAACGAAGGCGGTGCCCATTTGTTTGGCAAGCCTGCGCTTGACCTTAACGATTGGCTCCAAACTGATGGCAACAAAGGCGTAATCAACGTTCTGAACGCTGAGAAGCTGATGCAGTCGCCGCGCCTGTTCAGCGCCTTCTTGCTATGGATGCTGACCGAACTATTTAATCAACTGCCCGAAGTAGGCGACCCAGAAAAGCCCAAATTTGTGATGTTCTTCGATGAGGCCCACCTTTTATTTGATAACGCCTCACCCGCCCTCATCGGCAAAGTCGAGCAGGTCGTACGATTGATTCGCTCTAAGGGCGTAGGCGTGTATTTTTGCACCCAAAACCCACTAGACCTACCCGACACCATCCTTGGTCAGCTCGGTAATCGCGTCCAGCATGCCCTACGCGCCTTTACCCCTCGCGACCAAAAAGCAGTGAAGGCCGCCGCCGACACCTTCCGCGCCAATCCTAAGTTTAAAGTTGTGGACGCCATCAGTGAGCTGGGCGTGGGTGAAGCCTTGCTGTCGTTCTTAGACGAAAAAGGCATGCCCACGCCGGTGGAACGCGCCTTTGTCTACCCGCCCAAAAGCCAGTTAGCCCCCATCAGCGCCGCCGAACGCGATGCGTCTTATCAGCAAGACATACTGTATCGCCACTACAAAGATGAAATCGACGACGAGTCTGCCTTTGAGCGGATCACTCAACAGCAAGAAGCCGCGGCCGCTCAAGCCGCCCTCGAAGCAGAGGCCAAAACAGCGGCAAAAGCCAGCGCCACGCAAAAACAAGATCCTTCTATGCTCGATGCGCTGGTCAAAGGCGCCACAGGTCAACGTAAACGCGCCAACGGCGGCTTAGTCAACGATGTCGCCCACCAAATGGGCAACACCGTATACAAAAGCCTGTCTAAGCAAATCTCAGTGGCCCTTAAAAATGTATTAAGTAATCTTCTGGGCGGCAAGAAATAG
- the pta gene encoding phosphate acetyltransferase has protein sequence MLRLMTVPVGTHQNLNILTLALIDAIRAQHTVSYAKPIADKQSEQAQDYALSHGAIDAHTSLSAEAAVALVCHQAQDELLETIYGHLSNGEADVLVLEGISQPQLMAQSVPIANTLHAGCILAIDVKTRSAAEVATALNLALAEYSQQPAQVVAFALSNVAHEATAFEAEVTSLLAKPLPCLATYQSQTNQLDEAVPALAQALSPSVLKQLLTQPRTGRLSPPAFRHHLMTLAQRGQKRVVLPEGDEPRTIQAALICHQKNIAQCVLLADPAAVTLQAQNLGLTLPPELSIIHPDTLIEQYVGPMVERRKSKGLSPEDARQQLQDTVVLGTMMLAEGDVDGLVSGAVHTTASTVRPALQLIKTAPNASLVSSVFFMLMPEQVLVFGDCAINPNPTPEQLADIAIQSAESALAFGLDAKVALISYSTGASGAGADVEAVAQATALAQQKAPHLAIDGPLQFDAASVPSVGKQKAPKSKVAGEATVFVFPDLNTGNTTYKAVQRSANVICVGPMLQGLNKPVNDLSRGALVDDIVYTIALTAIQATQLKA, from the coding sequence ATGTTACGCCTTATGACGGTTCCCGTGGGAACCCATCAAAACCTCAATATTCTGACCCTAGCCCTCATCGACGCCATCCGCGCCCAACACACCGTTAGCTACGCCAAACCCATTGCCGACAAGCAGTCAGAGCAGGCGCAAGACTATGCCTTAAGCCACGGCGCCATTGACGCCCACACCAGCCTCAGCGCCGAAGCGGCCGTGGCTTTGGTGTGTCACCAAGCGCAAGATGAATTATTAGAAACCATTTATGGTCATCTGAGTAATGGCGAAGCCGACGTTTTGGTGTTAGAAGGCATTAGCCAACCTCAGCTAATGGCCCAAAGCGTGCCCATCGCCAACACCTTACACGCGGGCTGCATTTTGGCCATCGACGTCAAAACCCGCAGCGCGGCCGAAGTGGCTACCGCTTTAAACTTAGCCTTAGCCGAATACAGCCAGCAGCCCGCCCAAGTAGTCGCCTTTGCCTTAAGCAATGTGGCCCACGAAGCCACTGCTTTTGAAGCCGAAGTCACCTCACTATTGGCCAAACCGCTCCCTTGCTTGGCCACCTACCAATCCCAAACCAATCAGCTAGATGAAGCAGTACCGGCATTGGCACAAGCCCTCTCACCCAGCGTACTCAAACAGCTATTGACCCAGCCGCGTACTGGCCGTCTGTCCCCGCCAGCCTTTCGCCATCACTTAATGACCTTAGCCCAGCGTGGGCAAAAGCGTGTGGTGCTGCCTGAAGGCGACGAGCCCAGAACCATTCAGGCCGCGCTGATTTGTCACCAAAAAAACATCGCTCAATGCGTCCTATTGGCCGACCCAGCCGCCGTGACCCTGCAAGCACAAAACCTTGGCCTCACCTTGCCGCCAGAGCTGAGCATCATCCATCCTGACACCTTGATTGAACAGTATGTCGGCCCCATGGTTGAGCGCCGTAAAAGTAAAGGCTTAAGCCCAGAAGACGCTCGCCAACAGCTACAAGACACGGTGGTGTTAGGCACCATGATGCTGGCAGAAGGCGACGTCGATGGTCTGGTTTCTGGCGCCGTCCACACCACCGCCAGCACCGTTCGACCAGCGCTACAGCTGATCAAAACAGCACCCAACGCCAGCTTGGTGTCCAGCGTGTTCTTCATGCTGATGCCTGAGCAAGTATTGGTGTTTGGCGACTGCGCCATCAACCCCAACCCCACGCCAGAACAGCTGGCCGACATTGCCATCCAATCCGCTGAATCAGCCTTGGCCTTTGGCCTAGACGCTAAAGTAGCATTGATCTCTTACTCAACGGGTGCCTCCGGCGCTGGTGCCGATGTAGAAGCCGTGGCCCAAGCCACCGCTCTGGCTCAACAAAAAGCCCCCCACCTGGCCATTGACGGCCCCTTACAGTTTGATGCCGCCAGCGTGCCCAGCGTGGGCAAGCAAAAAGCGCCTAAAAGCAAAGTGGCAGGTGAAGCGACCGTATTTGTATTCCCTGACTTAAATACTGGCAACACAACCTATAAGGCCGTTCAGCGCAGCGCCAACGTCATCTGCGTTGGGCCTATGCTGCAAGGGCTAAATAAGCCGGTGAACGACTTGTCTCGTGGTGCCCTCGTTGACGACATCGTATACACCATTGCCTTAACCGCCATTCAGGCTACTCAGCTTAAAGCTTAG